One stretch of Anabrus simplex isolate iqAnaSimp1 chromosome 3, ASM4041472v1, whole genome shotgun sequence DNA includes these proteins:
- the LOC136867461 gene encoding PBAN-type neuropeptides — translation MTTYHFALSCVVILLGTLLSHSQGLHLMSSPLLRDAEALEDAAAVLLGLDGDSMLVKKRAGTWYSPRLGRRDRRSVDELETDQDEVAEFLKDAPWALVPIKGGKRQTLTLTPRLGRDSSEEEEQDASSLMEQRSPPFAPRLGRRLVPFAPRLGRDQVYRPRLGRSTAPAATPGNNKQH, via the exons ATGACAACGTACCACTTTGCACTCTCCTGCGTAGTCATCCTCTTAGGAACGTTATTGAGCCACAGCCAAG GGCTCCATCTGATGAGTTCGCCCCTCCTGCGTGATGCCGAGGCCCTGGAAGACGCCGCCGCAGTATTGCTGGGACTGGATGGGGACTCCATGCTGGTGAAGAAGCGCGCAGGCACGTGGTACTCTCCCCGCCTGGGTCGCAGGGACCGGCGTTCAGTAGACGAACTAGAGACTGACCAAGACGAGGTAGCAGAGTTCCTCAAGGACGCCCCTTGGGCCCTGGTGCCAATCAAAG GTGGTAAAAGACAGACGCTGACATTAACTCCACGTTTAGGCCGGGATTCCTccgaagaagaagaacaagacgcATCATCGCTCATGGAGCAACGTTCCCCACCTTTCGCTCCCCGACTTGGACGCCGACTGGTGCCCTTCGCTCCTCGCCTGGGCCGAGACCAGGTGTACCGACCTCGCCTGGGGAGGAGCACAGCGCCGGCTGCGACACCAGGAAACAACAAGCAGCACTAG